A genomic segment from Streptomyces sp. TLI_235 encodes:
- a CDS encoding aspartate racemase has protein sequence MRTIGLIGGMSWESTAEYYRLLNELTRERLGGLHSAKCVLYSVDFAEIERLQTAGRWDEAGEVLAGAARSLAAAGAELLLICTNTMHKVADRVEAAVDVPLLHLADTTAGAVRAAGLRRIGLLGTAFTMEQDFYRGRLAGHGLEVLVPDAAGRAEVHRVIYEELCVGVVREESRAAYREVIAGLVARGAEGVVLGCTEIELLVGPEDSPVPVFPTTRLHAEAAVATALA, from the coding sequence ATGAGGACGATCGGACTGATCGGCGGGATGAGCTGGGAGTCGACCGCCGAGTACTACCGGCTGCTGAACGAGCTCACCCGGGAGCGGCTCGGCGGGCTGCACTCGGCGAAGTGCGTGCTGTACTCGGTGGACTTCGCGGAGATCGAACGGCTGCAGACCGCCGGCCGGTGGGACGAGGCCGGCGAGGTGCTGGCCGGGGCGGCGCGCTCGCTGGCCGCGGCCGGCGCCGAGTTGCTGCTGATCTGCACCAACACCATGCACAAGGTGGCCGACCGGGTCGAGGCGGCGGTGGACGTGCCGCTGCTGCACCTCGCCGACACCACCGCCGGGGCCGTCCGGGCCGCCGGGCTGCGCCGGATCGGCCTGCTGGGCACCGCGTTCACCATGGAGCAGGACTTCTACCGTGGCCGGCTGGCCGGGCACGGCCTGGAGGTGCTGGTGCCGGACGCGGCCGGACGGGCCGAGGTGCACCGGGTGATCTACGAGGAGCTGTGCGTGGGCGTGGTCCGCGAGGAGTCCCGCGCCGCGTACCGGGAGGTGATCGCCGGCCTGGTGGCCCGCGGCGCCGAGGGCGTGGTGCTGGGCTGCACCGAGATCGAGCTGCTGGTCGGCCCGGAGGACAGCCCGGTGCCGGTCTTCCCGACGACCCGGCTGCACGCCGAGGCGGCGGTGGCGACGGCCCTGGCCTGA
- a CDS encoding DNA-binding CsgD family transcriptional regulator translates to MRSAAPEPPDTRAAELVRSAVLADLARRVVADCGADVGLVGVPDGGDAMVLRHWAGTRADLLHNLRVPSGTGLGGRALAERVPAWVPDYRAATTISHHYDAAVGADDLYAMLGVPLVHDGAVHGVVYAALRAVVPFGDVRIGSVAELAGTATRALAGAAAWGGRTAGRLAEAGLTPREHEVLRWAATGRTNPEIAARLGLSGHTVTGYLKSAMHKLGARNRVELAVAAREWGIVG, encoded by the coding sequence GTGAGGAGCGCAGCCCCCGAACCCCCGGACACGCGCGCCGCCGAGCTGGTCCGCTCCGCGGTGCTCGCCGACCTGGCCCGCCGGGTGGTCGCCGACTGCGGCGCGGACGTCGGCCTGGTCGGCGTGCCGGACGGCGGGGACGCCATGGTGCTGCGCCACTGGGCCGGCACCCGGGCCGACCTGCTGCACAACCTCCGGGTGCCCTCCGGTACCGGCCTCGGCGGCCGGGCGCTCGCCGAACGGGTGCCCGCCTGGGTGCCCGACTACCGGGCGGCGACCACGATTTCGCACCACTACGACGCGGCGGTCGGCGCCGACGACCTGTACGCGATGCTCGGCGTGCCGCTCGTCCACGACGGCGCCGTGCACGGCGTGGTGTACGCCGCGCTGCGCGCCGTGGTGCCGTTCGGCGACGTCCGGATCGGCTCGGTCGCCGAGCTGGCCGGGACGGCCACCCGGGCGCTGGCCGGTGCGGCGGCCTGGGGCGGCCGGACGGCGGGCCGCCTCGCCGAGGCGGGGCTGACCCCGCGCGAGCACGAGGTGCTGCGCTGGGCGGCGACCGGCCGGACCAACCCGGAGATCGCCGCCCGCCTCGGCCTCAGCGGCCACACCGTGACCGGCTACCTGAAGAGCGCGATGCACAAGCTCGGCGCCCGCAACCGGGTCGAACTGGCCGTCGCCGCCCGCGAATGGGGCATCGTCGGCTGA
- a CDS encoding purine-cytosine permease-like protein, protein MTDTTNPHAPTRPDDGGRPRTGPRRSYRGSAADESLEDYSLRYAPHSFRRWSPTAVASTALGGIAYLADYAIGAGIVMSYGFTNALAAILTAAVVIFLTGIPIARACAANGVDMDLLTRGSGFGYLGSTLTSLVYASFTFIFFALEGSIMAQALHEVLHIPLPVGYLLTTLIVIPIVFKGMSWIARMQAWTQPVWIVGLVAPFVVLAFHSPEVFGDFTHFGGTDGVGSGFTLLGFGLGTGVALSLIAQIGEQADYLRFMPKRTAENARRWDLAVLAAGPGWVVIGALKQLGGALLAFAALGAVGETKALEPIAPYVESLRPWLGAAALPVAGLFVIVSQIKINSTNAYSGSLSWSNFFSRLTHRHPGRVWYIFLNCGIALLLMEMNMFSALGSLLGFYSNVAIAWIGAVTADLVVNKPLGLSPKHIEFKRAHLYAVNPAGFGAMCVAAAVSIAAFFGWFGTYAKAFSPFIALALAMVLSPLIAKATKGRYYLARPNPDAGNADATDTRVCTVCETAYEVPDTVHCPFHEGTVCSLCCSLDAECHDACTRAPGAGPVLIGMPTARE, encoded by the coding sequence ATGACCGACACGACCAACCCGCACGCCCCCACCCGGCCCGACGACGGCGGACGGCCGCGCACCGGGCCGCGCCGCTCGTACCGGGGCAGCGCGGCGGACGAGTCCCTGGAGGACTACTCGCTGCGGTACGCGCCGCACTCCTTCCGCCGCTGGTCGCCGACGGCGGTGGCGTCCACCGCGCTCGGCGGCATCGCCTATCTCGCGGACTACGCGATCGGCGCGGGCATCGTGATGTCGTACGGCTTCACCAACGCGCTGGCGGCGATCCTCACCGCCGCCGTGGTGATCTTCCTGACCGGCATCCCGATCGCCCGGGCGTGCGCGGCGAACGGCGTCGACATGGATCTGCTGACCCGCGGCTCGGGCTTCGGCTACCTCGGCTCGACGCTGACCTCGCTGGTGTACGCGAGCTTCACGTTCATCTTCTTCGCCCTCGAGGGCTCGATCATGGCGCAGGCCCTCCACGAGGTGCTGCACATCCCGCTGCCGGTGGGCTACCTCCTCACCACGCTGATCGTGATCCCGATCGTGTTCAAGGGGATGAGCTGGATCGCCCGGATGCAGGCCTGGACGCAGCCGGTGTGGATCGTCGGCCTGGTCGCGCCGTTCGTCGTGCTGGCCTTCCACTCCCCCGAGGTCTTCGGCGACTTCACGCACTTCGGCGGCACCGACGGGGTCGGTTCCGGGTTCACCCTGCTCGGCTTCGGGCTGGGCACCGGCGTGGCGCTGTCCCTGATCGCGCAGATCGGTGAACAGGCCGACTACCTGCGGTTCATGCCGAAGCGGACGGCGGAGAACGCGCGCCGCTGGGACCTCGCGGTGCTGGCCGCCGGCCCCGGCTGGGTGGTGATCGGCGCGTTGAAGCAGCTCGGTGGCGCGCTGCTGGCGTTCGCCGCGCTGGGCGCGGTCGGCGAGACCAAGGCGCTGGAGCCGATCGCACCGTACGTGGAGTCACTGCGGCCCTGGCTGGGTGCGGCGGCGCTGCCGGTGGCCGGCCTGTTCGTGATCGTCTCCCAGATCAAGATCAATTCGACCAACGCCTACTCCGGCTCGCTCTCCTGGTCGAACTTCTTCTCCCGGCTGACGCACCGCCACCCCGGCCGGGTCTGGTACATCTTCCTCAACTGCGGCATCGCACTGCTGCTGATGGAGATGAACATGTTCAGCGCGCTGGGCAGCCTGCTGGGCTTCTACTCCAACGTGGCCATCGCCTGGATCGGCGCCGTCACCGCCGACCTGGTCGTCAACAAGCCACTGGGACTGAGCCCGAAGCACATCGAGTTCAAGCGCGCCCACCTGTACGCCGTCAACCCGGCCGGGTTCGGGGCGATGTGCGTGGCCGCCGCGGTCTCCATCGCCGCCTTCTTCGGCTGGTTCGGCACCTACGCGAAGGCGTTCAGCCCGTTCATCGCCCTGGCACTGGCGATGGTGCTCAGCCCGCTGATCGCCAAGGCCACCAAGGGCCGCTACTACCTGGCCCGGCCCAACCCGGACGCCGGCAACGCCGACGCCACCGACACCCGGGTCTGCACCGTCTGCGAAACCGCGTACGAGGTGCCGGACACCGTGCACTGCCCGTTCCACGAGGGCACCGTCTGCTCGCTCTGCTGCAGCCTGGACGCCGAATGCCACGACGCCTGCACCCGCGCCCCGGGCGCCGGGCCCGTCCTGATCGGCATGCCGACCGCCCGGGAGTGA
- a CDS encoding acyl-CoA synthetase (AMP-forming)/AMP-acid ligase II (manually curated): protein MQTPLSVMDFLDRAELVYGDRVGIVDEPLQPAASWGELSYRRTAELARAQAAGLDRLGVGPGARVAVVSQNSARLMTSFFGVSGFGRVLVPVNFRLKAEEVAYIVEQSGASVLLMDPEVADALAGVPAEHRFVLGAESDRELYDFDRAPVRHPVAESDTATINYTSGTTARPKGVRLTHRNLWLNATLMGLHFGASDRDVYLHTLPMFHANGWGLPYVVTGLGGRHIVLRKVDGAEILRRVDEHGVTFLCGAPAVVAAVLAAAETWDGPVPGRDRVRMVVAGAPPPTSVVQRVEAELGWEFMQLYGLTETSPVVTVNRTRAEWDALAPADRAEKLVQAGAPALGTELRIDGDGEVLVRSNTVLDGYWERPDETAAALRDDWFHTGDGGTLTDGYLTISDRKKDVIITGGENVSSIEVEDCLYGHPAVAEVAVIGVPDEKWGETVKALVVLRDGSKADEAELIAHCKHRLAGYKAPTSVEFRTELARTATGKLQKFRLREPYWSGRERGVS, encoded by the coding sequence ATGCAGACTCCACTCTCCGTGATGGACTTCCTCGACCGGGCCGAGCTGGTCTACGGCGACCGGGTCGGGATCGTCGACGAGCCGCTGCAGCCCGCCGCGTCCTGGGGCGAGCTCAGCTACCGGCGAACGGCCGAACTGGCCCGCGCCCAGGCCGCCGGCCTGGACCGGCTCGGGGTCGGCCCCGGCGCCCGGGTCGCCGTCGTCTCGCAGAACTCCGCCCGGCTGATGACCTCCTTCTTCGGGGTGAGCGGCTTCGGCCGGGTGCTGGTGCCGGTCAACTTCCGGCTGAAGGCGGAGGAGGTCGCGTACATCGTCGAGCAGAGCGGCGCCTCGGTGCTGCTGATGGACCCGGAGGTGGCGGACGCGCTGGCCGGGGTGCCGGCCGAGCACCGGTTCGTCCTCGGCGCGGAGAGCGACCGCGAGCTGTACGACTTCGACCGCGCACCGGTGCGGCACCCCGTCGCCGAGTCGGACACCGCGACGATCAACTACACCAGCGGAACGACCGCGCGCCCCAAGGGAGTCCGGCTCACCCACCGCAACCTGTGGCTGAACGCCACCCTGATGGGCCTGCACTTCGGCGCGAGCGACCGGGACGTCTACCTGCACACCCTGCCGATGTTCCACGCCAACGGCTGGGGCCTGCCGTACGTGGTCACCGGCCTCGGCGGCCGGCACATCGTGCTGCGCAAGGTGGACGGCGCCGAGATCCTGCGCCGGGTGGACGAGCACGGGGTGACCTTCCTGTGCGGCGCACCCGCCGTGGTCGCCGCCGTGCTCGCCGCCGCCGAGACCTGGGACGGGCCGGTCCCCGGCCGGGACAGAGTGCGGATGGTGGTGGCCGGCGCTCCCCCGCCGACCTCCGTGGTGCAGCGCGTCGAGGCCGAACTCGGCTGGGAGTTCATGCAGCTCTACGGCCTCACCGAGACCTCCCCGGTGGTCACCGTGAACCGCACCCGCGCCGAGTGGGACGCCCTCGCCCCCGCCGACCGCGCCGAGAAGCTGGTGCAGGCCGGCGCGCCCGCGCTCGGCACCGAGCTGCGGATCGACGGCGACGGCGAGGTGCTGGTCCGCTCCAACACCGTGCTGGACGGCTACTGGGAACGCCCGGACGAGACCGCGGCCGCCCTGCGGGACGACTGGTTCCACACCGGCGACGGCGGCACCCTCACCGACGGCTACCTCACCATCTCCGACCGCAAGAAGGACGTCATCATCACCGGCGGCGAGAACGTCTCCTCGATCGAGGTCGAGGACTGCCTCTACGGCCACCCGGCGGTCGCCGAGGTCGCGGTGATCGGCGTGCCGGACGAGAAGTGGGGCGAGACCGTCAAGGCGCTCGTGGTGCTCCGGGACGGCAGCAAGGCCGACGAGGCCGAGCTGATCGCGCACTGCAAGCATCGGCTGGCCGGCTACAAGGCGCCGACCTCGGTGGAGTTCCGCACCGAACTCGCCCGCACCGCCACCGGCAAGCTGCAGAAGTTCCGGCTGCGCGAGCCGTACTGGTCCGGCCGGGAACGCGGCGTCAGCTGA
- a CDS encoding RimJ/RimL family protein N-acetyltransferase — protein sequence MTLTEPGFVPAPLDLGDVRLLPWGAGLLRYAPDVARIIADEEVALWNPIRETDPGAWILGHTADGVSGDVAGFAVLDAASAALLGTVGLYWPNRADGQAAIGYRLLPEARGRGVATRATAAAARWAFTAAGARRIELGHAVGNTASCRVAERCGFPLEGTLRASHRYGDGRHHDEHLHARLAGDPEPEPFGRAR from the coding sequence ATGACCCTCACCGAACCCGGATTCGTCCCCGCCCCGCTCGACCTCGGGGACGTTCGCCTCCTGCCGTGGGGTGCCGGGCTGCTGCGGTACGCGCCGGACGTCGCCCGGATCATCGCGGACGAGGAGGTCGCGCTCTGGAACCCGATCCGCGAGACCGACCCGGGGGCGTGGATCCTCGGGCACACCGCGGACGGCGTGAGCGGCGACGTGGCGGGCTTCGCGGTGCTGGACGCGGCCTCCGCCGCGCTGCTCGGCACGGTCGGCCTGTACTGGCCGAACCGGGCCGACGGCCAGGCCGCGATCGGTTACCGGCTGCTGCCGGAGGCCCGCGGCCGCGGCGTGGCGACCAGGGCCACCGCGGCGGCCGCCCGTTGGGCGTTCACCGCCGCGGGTGCCCGCCGGATCGAGCTGGGCCACGCCGTCGGCAACACCGCCTCGTGCCGGGTCGCCGAGCGTTGCGGCTTCCCGCTCGAGGGCACCCTGCGGGCCTCGCACCGCTACGGCGACGGCCGCCACCACGACGAGCACCTGCACGCCCGGCTGGCGGGCGACCCGGAGCCCGAGCCGTTCGGCCGAGCCCGCTGA